A single region of the Erythrobacter sp. HL-111 genome encodes:
- a CDS encoding alpha-amylase family protein: MNEERWYRNAVIYSLSLDSFLDSNGDGVGDFAGLLDRVDYLQGLGVTAIWLMPFHPSPGRDHGYDVADYYGVDPCYGSLGDFVEFTQACRQRGIRVLMDLVLNHTSNEHPWFLSAASDPDSRYRDFYIWADERPEDADEGMVFPGVQETTWTWHETAGAYYFHKFHDFQPDLNLANPQVQAELLKIVGFWLELGISGFRVDAVPFLIAADGIDVKDPEPAFGLLRRLRDFAQWRKGEVVFLAEANIPSEDCTDYFGEAGDRLQMMFNFPVNQALFLALATGDATRLKEELRASQGVPPNAQWAHFLRNHDELDIGRLSEEERDAVFEAFGPDEDMQLYDRGIRRRLAPMLGGDRARLELAYSLMLTMPGTPVIRYGDEIGMGDDLSLPQREAARTPMQWSGDRNAGFSSAADPVRPVIDEGPYGYRKCNVAMQRASADSFLRWTEATLRMRKELTEIGHGDFSVLDSPAHILALRYVHAGRVSFYTHNLIDERVEFAIEMADEPGCERELVCLQTNRAIPAEADGRHDFVLEPHGYRWFRMGGLEDMVVERRPAADRPSGDAG, translated from the coding sequence ATGAACGAGGAACGCTGGTACAGGAACGCGGTCATCTATTCGCTGTCGCTCGACAGCTTTCTCGATTCGAACGGCGACGGCGTCGGCGATTTTGCCGGCCTGCTCGACCGGGTCGACTACCTCCAGGGACTCGGGGTCACGGCGATCTGGCTGATGCCGTTCCATCCTTCGCCCGGGCGCGACCACGGCTACGACGTGGCCGACTATTACGGGGTCGATCCGTGCTACGGCTCGCTCGGCGATTTCGTCGAGTTCACGCAGGCCTGCCGCCAGCGCGGCATTCGGGTGCTGATGGACCTGGTGCTCAACCACACGTCGAACGAGCATCCCTGGTTCCTCTCGGCGGCGAGCGATCCGGACAGCCGCTACCGCGACTTCTACATCTGGGCGGACGAGCGGCCCGAAGATGCGGACGAAGGCATGGTCTTTCCCGGCGTGCAGGAAACGACCTGGACGTGGCACGAGACGGCCGGAGCCTACTACTTTCACAAGTTCCACGACTTCCAGCCGGACCTGAACCTCGCCAATCCGCAGGTGCAGGCCGAACTGCTGAAGATCGTGGGCTTCTGGCTCGAACTCGGCATATCGGGTTTCCGGGTCGATGCCGTGCCCTTCCTGATCGCGGCGGACGGGATCGACGTGAAGGACCCGGAGCCGGCCTTCGGACTGCTGCGCCGGTTGCGGGACTTCGCCCAGTGGCGCAAGGGCGAGGTCGTGTTCCTCGCCGAAGCGAACATCCCGTCCGAGGACTGCACCGACTATTTCGGCGAAGCGGGCGACCGGCTGCAGATGATGTTCAATTTCCCGGTCAACCAGGCGCTCTTCCTCGCGCTCGCCACGGGCGATGCGACGCGTCTCAAGGAAGAGCTCAGGGCTTCGCAGGGCGTCCCGCCCAATGCACAATGGGCGCATTTCCTGCGCAATCACGACGAACTCGACATCGGCCGCCTGTCCGAAGAGGAACGCGATGCCGTGTTCGAGGCGTTCGGGCCGGATGAGGACATGCAGCTCTACGATCGCGGCATCAGGCGGCGGCTCGCCCCGATGCTGGGCGGCGACCGCGCCCGCCTCGAACTCGCCTATTCGCTGATGCTGACGATGCCCGGAACGCCGGTCATCCGCTATGGCGACGAGATCGGGATGGGCGACGACCTCTCCCTCCCCCAGCGCGAGGCCGCCCGCACCCCTATGCAATGGTCCGGCGACCGGAATGCAGGCTTTTCCTCCGCGGCCGATCCGGTCCGACCGGTGATCGACGAAGGACCCTACGGCTATCGCAAGTGCAACGTCGCGATGCAGCGGGCGAGCGCGGATTCCTTCCTGCGCTGGACCGAGGCGACGCTGCGGATGCGCAAGGAGCTGACCGAGATCGGGCACGGCGACTTCAGCGTGCTCGACAGTCCCGCGCACATCCTCGCCCTGCGCTATGTCCATGCGGGCCGGGTATCGTTCTACACCCACAACCTGATCGACGAGCGGGTCGAATTCGCCATCGAGATGGCCGACGAGCCGGGTTGCGAGCGCGAACTCGTCTGCCTCCAGACCAACCGGGCGATCCCGGCAGAGGCGGACGGGCGCCATGATTTCGTGCTCGAACCGCATGGCTACCGCTGGTTCCGCATGGGCGGGCTCGAGGACATGGTGGTGGAACGTCGCCCCGCCGCCGACCGGCCTTCGGGCGATGCCGGCTGA
- a CDS encoding glucose 1-dehydrogenase → MTADLSGLAALVTGGDTGIGAAITRELVRRGARVAINWHSKPDDAEELVRELAREGAEAIAVGGDVSEEADARRLVAETAARFGRIDILVSNAGIQIDAPALELGAADWRKVLDVNLTGQFLVARAAARRFIDQGVGEGRRSAGVIVCMSSVHDIIPWAGHVNYAAAKGGVDMMMKTLAQEWGRHRIRVVGIAPGAIRTDINREAWSDEDAARELRELIPYGRIGEVEDVARPVAWLCSAEADYVTGTTLYVDGGMTLYPGFIGEG, encoded by the coding sequence ATGACGGCTGACCTTTCCGGCCTTGCCGCGCTCGTGACTGGCGGCGACACGGGGATCGGGGCCGCGATCACGCGCGAACTCGTGCGGCGCGGAGCCCGCGTGGCAATCAACTGGCACAGCAAGCCCGACGACGCCGAGGAACTTGTCCGCGAACTTGCGCGCGAAGGCGCAGAGGCCATCGCGGTCGGCGGCGACGTTTCCGAGGAGGCCGACGCCCGTCGGCTCGTCGCCGAGACCGCCGCCCGCTTCGGGCGGATCGACATCCTCGTGTCCAACGCTGGCATCCAGATCGACGCGCCGGCGCTCGAGCTCGGGGCGGCGGACTGGCGCAAGGTGCTGGACGTGAACCTGACCGGCCAGTTCCTCGTCGCCCGCGCGGCTGCCCGCCGCTTCATCGACCAGGGCGTGGGCGAGGGCCGCCGCAGCGCCGGGGTGATCGTGTGCATGAGCTCGGTCCACGACATCATCCCCTGGGCGGGCCACGTGAACTATGCCGCGGCCAAGGGCGGCGTCGACATGATGATGAAGACGCTCGCGCAGGAATGGGGCCGTCACCGCATCCGCGTGGTGGGGATCGCGCCCGGTGCGATCAGGACCGACATCAACCGCGAGGCATGGAGCGACGAGGACGCGGCGCGGGAACTGCGCGAACTCATCCCCTACGGCCGGATCGGCGAGGTCGAGGACGTTGCCCGCCCGGTCGCCTGGCTGTGCAGCGCCGAAGCCGATTACGTGACGGGCACCACGCTTTATGTCGACGGCGGCATGACGCTCTATCCGGGCTTCATCGGCGAAGGCTAG
- a CDS encoding NAD(P)-dependent oxidoreductase has protein sequence MTNAADEARHHPKPLILMTGAGGNIGRSLYEAFRNEYKIIGLDRDSGDENDGPANVEIDITSPQSLRLALDKIAREHGRRIAAVIHLVAFFDFSGEPSPLYDEVNVEGTRNLLEALEGFEVERFIYASTMLVHEPQDPGERIDETTPMGPRWEYPRSKKKVEDLIRDEARMPYAILRLAGVYDSEAAVPTLSNQIARIYERSLLSHLYSGPLNAGQSMLHRDDMIDAMRRTLERRRTLPPDAEILVGEPFAMGYDSLQDRIGELIHGADEWATIKVPQSVAKAGAAAQNAAEPLVPDAIDQGEKPFIKPFMISMSDDHYALDIRRAEQWLGWRPQRRLQDELPAMIANLKRDPRAWYERNGLTAPQWLNDAAEEGVEDPERIRAAVEAERAQQHRATRWTHFVNLALAFWLMTQPPMIGIDDPFYAWSEFAAGALLLVTATASLSARLGFARWLSAGIGMVVMALPVLFVTPNAAAYLSDTLVGALIFGFAIGAKPEVGPSLLARRREPEVPPGWSFNPSAWTQRIPIIALAIVGLLFSRYLAA, from the coding sequence TTGACCAACGCCGCCGACGAGGCCCGCCATCACCCGAAGCCGCTGATCCTGATGACCGGGGCAGGCGGCAATATCGGGCGTTCCCTCTACGAAGCTTTCCGCAATGAATACAAAATCATAGGCCTTGATCGAGACAGCGGCGACGAAAACGACGGGCCGGCCAATGTCGAGATCGACATAACCTCGCCCCAGTCGCTCCGCCTCGCGCTGGACAAGATCGCGCGCGAGCACGGGCGCCGCATCGCCGCCGTCATCCACCTCGTCGCCTTCTTCGATTTTTCGGGCGAGCCGAGCCCGCTGTATGACGAAGTGAATGTCGAGGGGACGCGCAATCTGCTCGAGGCGCTCGAAGGCTTCGAGGTCGAGCGTTTCATCTATGCGAGCACGATGCTCGTCCACGAACCGCAGGACCCGGGGGAGCGGATCGACGAGACGACCCCGATGGGTCCGCGCTGGGAATATCCGCGATCCAAGAAAAAGGTCGAGGACCTGATCCGGGACGAGGCGCGGATGCCCTACGCGATCCTGAGGCTCGCCGGGGTCTATGACAGCGAAGCCGCCGTCCCCACCCTCTCCAACCAGATCGCCCGCATCTACGAACGCAGCCTGCTCTCGCATCTCTATTCGGGACCGCTGAACGCCGGGCAGTCCATGCTCCACCGCGACGACATGATCGACGCGATGCGGCGCACCCTCGAACGCCGCAGGACCCTGCCGCCCGATGCCGAGATCCTGGTCGGCGAGCCCTTCGCGATGGGCTACGACAGCCTGCAGGACCGGATCGGCGAACTGATCCACGGGGCGGACGAATGGGCGACGATCAAGGTGCCCCAATCCGTCGCGAAGGCTGGCGCGGCGGCGCAGAACGCCGCCGAACCGCTCGTGCCCGACGCGATCGACCAGGGTGAGAAGCCCTTCATCAAGCCCTTCATGATCTCGATGAGCGACGATCACTACGCGCTCGACATCAGGCGGGCCGAACAATGGCTCGGCTGGCGTCCGCAGCGCCGCCTGCAGGACGAACTGCCCGCAATGATCGCGAACCTCAAGCGCGATCCCAGGGCATGGTACGAACGCAACGGGCTCACTGCGCCCCAGTGGCTGAACGATGCCGCCGAGGAAGGGGTCGAGGATCCCGAGAGGATCCGTGCGGCGGTGGAAGCCGAAAGGGCGCAACAGCACCGCGCGACCCGCTGGACCCATTTCGTCAACCTCGCGCTCGCCTTCTGGCTGATGACGCAGCCCCCGATGATCGGCATCGACGATCCGTTCTACGCGTGGAGCGAATTCGCTGCGGGTGCGCTCCTGCTCGTCACCGCCACCGCATCGCTCAGCGCGAGGCTCGGTTTCGCGCGCTGGCTTTCGGCAGGGATCGGCATGGTGGTGATGGCGCTGCCGGTCCTGTTCGTCACCCCCAACGCCGCGGCCTATCTTTCCGACACGCTCGTCGGGGCGCTGATCTTCGGATTCGCGATCGGCGCGAAGCCGGAAGTCGGCCCATCGCTCCTCGCCCGGCGCCGCGAACCGGAAGTCCCGCCGGGCTGGAGCTTCAATCCCTCGGCGTGGACCCAGCGCATCCCGATCATCGCGCTCGCCATCGTCGGGCTGCTCTTCTCGCGCTATCTCGCGGCCTAG